From Cataglyphis hispanica isolate Lineage 1 chromosome 3, ULB_Chis1_1.0, whole genome shotgun sequence, a single genomic window includes:
- the LOC126848054 gene encoding enoyl-CoA delta isomerase 1, mitochondrial-like isoform X1, producing MLFNYLRINWTVYEDCLSILGFNMTILKILIAGGQMCLRRSYATGSKFVETIQDNDTGIDIVSMARAPVNSLNTELLGALKTSLLEAQNNRRKGVILTSSLPTIFSAGLDITEMYNTDKKRATDFWSTLQDTWLTLYSLNIPVAAAINGSSPAGGCLLAISTEYRVFVEGKYTIGLNETQLGIAAPKWFMDPFISLMGYRQAELALLRGSLFKPEEALQIKLVDELAKNKADAIEKCKNYILSYNNIPGIGRTATKLAMRNNLIQWMKENKEADINQFIGYIMLPKVQAGLKLYIEHLKQKQ from the exons ATGCTCTTCAATTATCTCCGGATCAATTGGACAGTATATGAGGATTGTCTCTCTATTCTAGg TTTCAACAtgactattttaaaaatactaattgCTGGAGGACAGATGTGTCTCAGAAGATCATATGCTACAGGATCTAAATTCGTTGAAACTATACAAGATAATGATACAG GGATTGATATTGTATCTATGGCAAGAGCGCCTGTTAACAGTTTAAACACGGAGCTATTAGGTGCGTTAAAAACATCTTTATTGGAAGCTCAAAACAATCGTAGGAAAGGTGTCATATTGACATCGTCCTTGCCAACTATATTCTCAGCAGGATTAGACATCACAGAAATGTATAATACTGATAAAAAGAGAGCTACTGATTTTTGGAGCACATTACAAGACACTTGGTTAACTCTTTACAGTCTGAATATTCCTGTTGCTGCTGCTATTAAT GGCTCTAGCCCTGCTGGAGGTTGTCTGTTGGCTATATCTACAGAATACAGAGTTTTCGTTGAAGGTAAATATACTATAGGTTTGAATGAAACACAGTTGGGCATAGCTGCTCCTAAATGGTTCATGGATCCCTTTATTTCACTGATGGGCTATCGACAAGCTGAATTAGCACTTTTAAG AGGGTCATTATTTAAACCTGAAGAAGCGCTGCAAATTAAACTCGTGGACGAACTTGCTAAAAATAAGGCTGATGCGATTGAAAAGtgcaaaaattacatattatcatataataatataccag GCATAGGAAGAACTGCAACTAAGTTGGCAATGCGAAATAACTTAATTCAGtggatgaaagaaaataaagaagctGATATTAACCAATTCATAGGATATATAATGTTACCAAAAGTACAAGCTGGTCTTAAACTTTATATTGAACATTTAAAGCAAAaacagtaa
- the LOC126848054 gene encoding enoyl-CoA delta isomerase 1, mitochondrial-like isoform X2 translates to MTILKILIAGGQMCLRRSYATGSKFVETIQDNDTGIDIVSMARAPVNSLNTELLGALKTSLLEAQNNRRKGVILTSSLPTIFSAGLDITEMYNTDKKRATDFWSTLQDTWLTLYSLNIPVAAAINGSSPAGGCLLAISTEYRVFVEGKYTIGLNETQLGIAAPKWFMDPFISLMGYRQAELALLRGSLFKPEEALQIKLVDELAKNKADAIEKCKNYILSYNNIPGIGRTATKLAMRNNLIQWMKENKEADINQFIGYIMLPKVQAGLKLYIEHLKQKQ, encoded by the exons AtgactattttaaaaatactaattgCTGGAGGACAGATGTGTCTCAGAAGATCATATGCTACAGGATCTAAATTCGTTGAAACTATACAAGATAATGATACAG GGATTGATATTGTATCTATGGCAAGAGCGCCTGTTAACAGTTTAAACACGGAGCTATTAGGTGCGTTAAAAACATCTTTATTGGAAGCTCAAAACAATCGTAGGAAAGGTGTCATATTGACATCGTCCTTGCCAACTATATTCTCAGCAGGATTAGACATCACAGAAATGTATAATACTGATAAAAAGAGAGCTACTGATTTTTGGAGCACATTACAAGACACTTGGTTAACTCTTTACAGTCTGAATATTCCTGTTGCTGCTGCTATTAAT GGCTCTAGCCCTGCTGGAGGTTGTCTGTTGGCTATATCTACAGAATACAGAGTTTTCGTTGAAGGTAAATATACTATAGGTTTGAATGAAACACAGTTGGGCATAGCTGCTCCTAAATGGTTCATGGATCCCTTTATTTCACTGATGGGCTATCGACAAGCTGAATTAGCACTTTTAAG AGGGTCATTATTTAAACCTGAAGAAGCGCTGCAAATTAAACTCGTGGACGAACTTGCTAAAAATAAGGCTGATGCGATTGAAAAGtgcaaaaattacatattatcatataataatataccag GCATAGGAAGAACTGCAACTAAGTTGGCAATGCGAAATAACTTAATTCAGtggatgaaagaaaataaagaagctGATATTAACCAATTCATAGGATATATAATGTTACCAAAAGTACAAGCTGGTCTTAAACTTTATATTGAACATTTAAAGCAAAaacagtaa
- the LOC126848336 gene encoding dynein regulatory complex subunit 3-like, with amino-acid sequence MYKADAASALREATEPGVITRNILISLAIDQGPKKEAGRLFLEDGIELDELKEIRIEFLNILNIDYVWLLKNLVKLSLSHNVIERIENLDELIHLKELDLSFNCIKVMENLDNLDQLEILLLYSNEISIVQGINNLKKLMILNIGKNKINDWKHVIYLRDFKSLKSLNIFDNPCTEMDGYLDYLFAYVPQLIYYQYRMISESDRQSAIDKHYRRISNLEENEAKIQTELTLQQKFNDRLALLSASYVEYLDEDNLFQQMFSSDEAGRLLSTINEDTQNAFEEYKKSFSAICHELYELGLQEHDKRIEEIRLFELVVNEGKENKQNVARKIVDEVLERKMEIFANMRDVMKTLIEEQEGEVDAADGIAAKVSELYNEFNDLLFKARNQLMSKEVILHDQMQDINEVFRINMMDMVNLFLENVREYFSLLRNSQAEYNDTINGLILNYLSSFTDEANIPADLKDLCGNKDILATTLTTSHDIHLQVINNRKELMINRINNWLKNYINQLVVDENKRNREQILEISHFFDSLQQEFNLLSRSQEVDLTDIDLEDVTLGD; translated from the exons ATGTACAAAGCGGACGCAGCTAGCGCATTGCGTGAAGCTACAGAGCCCGGCGTGATAACTCGAAATATACTTATCTCCCTGGCGATCGATCAGGGACCAAAAAAAGAAGCCGGCAGATTATTTCTCGAAGACGGAATCGAATTGGACGAATTGAAAGAAATCCGTATCGAGTTCCTTA ATATTCTAAACATCGATTATGTTTGGCTGTTGAAAAATCTTGTCAAATTGTCACTGTCCCATAATGTTATTGAGAGAATCGAAAATCTGGATGAACTTATTCATCTCAAGGAATTAGATCTCTcctttaattgtattaaagttATGGAAAATTTGGATAATTTAGATCAATTggaaattttacttttgtacAGTAATGAAATCTCTATTGTACAaggtattaataatttaaagaaattgatgaTTTTGAATATTGGTAAAAATAAGATCAACGATTGGAAACAT GTCATATATTTACGTGATTTTAAATCACTGAAAAGTTTAAACATATTTGATAATCCCTGCACTGAAATGGATGGATACTTGGATTATTTGTTTGCATATGTGccacaattaatttattatcaatatagaaTGATATCTGAAAGCGATCGTCAATCCGCCATCGATAAAcatta tCGTAGAATTAGTAATCTCGAGGAAAACGAGGCGAAAATACAAACAGAATTAACATTACAACAAAAATTCAATGACAGACTTGCATTACTATCTGCATCATATGTGGAATATCTCGATGaagataatctttttcaaCAAATGTTTTCTTCTGATGAAG cgGGCAGATTGTTATCCACAATAAATGAAGATACGCAGAATGCATTTGAAGAATACAAAAAGTCTTTCTCTGCAATATGTCatgaattatatgaattaggCTTACAAGAACATGATAAAAGAATAGaagaaataagattatttgaaCTTGTTGTTAATGAAGGCAAAGAAAATAAGCAAAACGTAGCAAGGAA gATTGTGGATGAAGTACTTGAAAGGAAAATGgagatatttgcaaatatgaGAGATGTAATGAAAACTTTAATAGAGGAGCAAGAAGGAGAAGTCGATGCAGCTGATGGCATTGCTGCGAAAGTGTCGGAATTGTATAATGAATTCAATGATTTGTTATTTAAGGCACGAAATCAATTAATGTCTAAAGAAGTTATATTACATGATCAGATGCAA gatataaatGAAGTCTTTAGGATTAACATGATGGACATGGTCAATTTATTCTTAGAAAACGTACGAGAGTACTTCTCTCTATTACGAAATTCACAGGCTGAATATAACGATACTATAAatggattaattttaaattatctaagtAGTTTTACGGACGAGGCAAATATACCAGCCGATCTTAAAGATTTGTGTGGTAACAAGGATATTTTGGCTACCACACTTACCACATCACACGATATACATTTACAG gtgataaataatagaaaggaGCTTATGATAAATCGAATCAATAATTGgctcaaaaattatatcaatcagTTAGTTgt agatgaaaataaaaggaatCGTGAacaaatattggaaatatcaCATTTCTTTGACTCTTTACAgcaagaatttaatttgctaAGCCGATCGCAAGAAGTAGACTTGACCGACATTGATTTGGAGGATGTTACATTGggagattaa
- the LOC126848337 gene encoding protein abrupt-like, translating into MATVSSTKEFSLRWNNFSNNLSSGFLSHLSENDLVDVTLAVEGQLLAAHKLVLSVCSPYFKNIFKENPCQHPVIILKDVKHAEIVALLRFMYQGEVNVRQEDLPTFLKVAQMLQIKGLEGSEGQIIPLLNNYANVSDSQYDSENITTLSDVMNERENASDESSHSHKITKRNTKKRKKHVIENDYNLVKESKNEPNVNSKDIYLLTDDDEKEVIDSENERNNFAAHIKHNTTSNANNEEIIELPNELNLEENSIQSAVEPVIYRLSARGKPQLVHEGYVYNLTSRSKIYNNSHYRCAEQHRGCRGKCSVIAESFMPTGVHDHNHPPSYESEYDYRKKKGLDTSNV; encoded by the exons ATGGCCACAGTATCATCAACAAAGGAATTTTCTTTAAgatggaataatttttccaataatctGTCTTCTGGTTTCCTTTCTCATTTGAGTGAAAATGATTTGGTTGATGTAACACTTGCTGTGGAAGGACAGTTGTTAGCTGCTCACAAACTAGTCCTTTCTGTGTGTAGTCCCtactttaaaaacatatttaag GAAAATCCCTGCCAGCATCCAGtgataatattgaaagatGTAAAACACGCAGAGATTGTAGCTTTGTTGAGGTTTATGTACCAAGGAGAAGTGAATGTGAGGCAGGAGGATCTGCCAACTTTCCTAAAAGTAGCTCAGATGCTTCAGATAAAAGGATTGGAAGGCAGTGAAGGGCAAATCATACCATTGTTAAACAATTATGCCAATGTATCAGATTCGCAATAtgattctgaaaatataactACCTTATCAGATGTCATGAATGAACGAGAAAATGCTTCAGACGAATCTTCACATTCTCACAAAATAACCAAAAGAAACaccaaaaagagaaagaaacatgTGATTGAGAATGATTACAATTTAGTAAAAGAATCCAAAAATGAACCAAACGTCAACAGCAAGGATATCTACCTTTTAACAGATGATGATGAGAAAGAAGTTATTGACtctgaaaatgaaagaaacaattttGCTGCTCATATCAAGCACAACACAACCAGTAATGctaataatgaagaaataattgaattgcctaatgaattaaatttggaaGAAAATTCGATACAATCag CTGTGGAACCAGTGATTTATAGGCTATCTGCCAGAGGCAAGCCGCAACTGGTTCACGAGggatatgtatacaatttgaCTTCTCGTTCCAAGATCTACAACAACTCGCATTACCGTTGCGCGGAGCAGCATCGCGGTTGCCGCGGCAAATGCTCGGTGATCGCCGAAAGTTTCATGCCGACGGGGGTGCACGATCACAATCATCCACCGAGTTACGAATCGGAATACGATTACAGGAAGAAAAAAGGTTTAGACACCAGCAATGTCTAA
- the LOC126848338 gene encoding transmembrane protein 208 — protein MTTKKGKVLTKGAKQIKEENVSTLSFYTNMALGAMGIYFAVTMVLFELTALTITIMVFSSIVYIGSYQFMSYMARTTYSESGQLLDSGVDLNMEGGIAEHVKDLIILTSGVQILSLISNYFWLLWLLVPLRGSWMLWKQILAPWFFAQPQEQPEISEKKQRKLEKKMARRH, from the exons ATGACA ACGAAGAAAGGTAAAGTACTGACCAAGGGAGCAAAGCAAATAAAAGAGGAGAATGTTTCCACGCTGAGCTTCTATACTAACATGGCTCTAGGCGCAATGGGAATTTACTTCGCCGTAACAATGGTGCTATTTGAGTTAACTGCACTAACGATA ACAATAATGgtattttcttcaattgtaTACATTGGAAGCTATCAATTCATGTCCTATATGGCTCGTACTACATATTCAGAGTCCGGCCAACTCCTGGACTCTGGTGTTGATCTCAATATGGAAGGTGGTATAGCAGA ACATGTCAAGGATTTAATCATACTGACATCAGGAGTACAAATCCTGTCCCTCATTTCAAACTACTTTTGGTTGTTGTGGCTTTTG GTACCATTGAGAGGAAGCTGGATGCTCTGGAAACAAATCTTGGCTCCATGGTTTTTCGCTCAGCCGCAAGAACAACCCGAGATAAGCGAAAAAAAGCAACGCaagttggaaaaaaaaatggccaGACggcattaa
- the LOC126848352 gene encoding dual oxidase maturation factor 1-like, with translation MFQFGRSEGFPSQYSAHHTPVTIDVTETILIAIFVIILIAYISIIPGYRKRQSIYVTIKIGFSIVIGCLLIIENFGQEWEYGSTKSKTPYRAGVGQEIEAQMAVKIGLRSVNITLKADLEEGTLFAKETIDYNERFPWTWDQGRIGFGPYAGLLQRTFREGQRRGLPIPILWIAEYFIIDGEGIRFGRFYRTAGWYCHILLWTAFACWILANIFLQSVSRYVAYLIGLIGGLQLLTCLVWVCVHNPIPLIIPFEDGVIKMALGLHFWMTFGCGLFCVLLAIIMIFMDLRYPNTLSTFLEIDPLGQYDECVMRSCQMNDVLHKKIHVDDSMEMASTSAQERNTGMQMVLKRRSTAKIAQKSLFRMPVPMKMEIYDDVAVYENQDIAGPSKSAPKMEMSDEQKEIKPPPVPRKKRIRVDS, from the exons ATGTTTCAATTCGGGCGATCGGAGGGTTTCCCCTCGCAATATTCCGCGCATCACACCCCAGTGACGATAGATGTGACTGAGACCATACTAATCGCGATTttcgtgattattttaatcgctTATATCAGTATCATACCGGGTTACCGAAAGAGGCAg AGCATCTACGTAACTATAAAAATCGGCTTCAGTATCGTGATTggatgtttattaataa TAGAGAACTTTGGTCAGGAATGGGAATACGGAAGCACCAAGAGCAAGACACCTTATCGAGCTGGCGTAGGCCAAGAGATCGAGGCTCAAATGGCAGTTAAGATAGGACTGAGATCGGTGAATATCACGCTGAAAG CTGATCTGGAAGAAGGTACGCTGTTTGCAAAGGAAACAATCGATTACAACGAAAGATTTCCATGGACATGGGATCAAGGCAGGATCGGTTTCGGACCCtacg ctGGACTGCTGCAAAGGACCTTCCGTGAAGGACAAAGGAGAGGTTTGCCCATTCCCATTTTATGGATCGccgaatatttcattatcgatGGAGAAGGTATTCGGTTCGGGAGATTTTACAGGACTGCTGGGTGGTACTGTCACATATTATTATG GACCGCCTTTGCCTGCTGGATACTGGCTAACATATTCCTGCAATCTGTGAGCCGGTATGTCGCCTATTTAATCGGGTTGATAGGTGGCTTGCAGCTGTTAACTTGCCTCGTGTGGGTCTGCGTACACAATCCAATCCCGCTTATAATTCCTTTCGAAGACGGTGTCATTAAGATGGCATTAGGCCTGCATTTCTGGATGACTTTCGGATgcg gTTTGTTTTGTGTTCTTTTGgcaattataatgatatttatggaTTTGCGTTATCCAAATACGTTATCTACGTTTTTAGAAATAGATCCACTCGGCCAATATGATGAATGTGTAATGC GAAGCTGTCAAATGAACGATGTGTTGCATAAGAAGATACACGTGGATGACTCAATGGAAATGGCTTCGACCTCTGCGCAAGAAAGAAACACAGGAATG cagaTGGTATTGAAGAGGAGATCGACCGCGAAAATCGCGCAAAAATCGCTTTTCCGTATGCCAGTTCCCATGAAAATGGAAATCTACGACGATGTGGCCGTTTATGAGAATCAGGACATAGCAGG ACCTTCTAAAAGCGCGCCTAAAATGGAAATGAGCGACGAGCAGAAAGAAATCAAGCCGCCGCCTGTTCCGAGAAAGAAGAGGATAAGGGTCGATTCCTGA
- the LOC126848351 gene encoding probable splicing factor, arginine/serine-rich 7 — protein MAVGSTKVVQVTNIAPQATKDQMQTLFGYLGKIEDIRLYPTIRDVAVPVQSRICYIKFHDQGCVAVAQHMTNTVFIDRALIVIPYQNGDIPDEQRALELTNNGTVVPGLYPSEPKLPPNVVNAIEGIPPNHVITTMDPKLEANGLPPYPHLPGHLDSRRIEEIRRTLVVANLDSLVSPEQLLDFFSNNNVEIKYLRMCSRDSDSEHYALVELSEQAAVVSALLLNGKQLMERPIKIYHSTQAIAKPEAKSNEAAQKEIEEAMSRVKEAHNLISAAIDPMIGMLSKDKRSRSGSRSRKSRSRSRGRSRRSRSRKRSRSRHRRSRSRHRRRSRSRSKRSRSKDRRRNSASRRRSSSRSRHRSRSRSRRSRSRRSPSRSKERKKRSPRRRSRSRSHSKRSKSRSRRSRSKSKSRSSKSKYSDKSKDKERERRSKDKSDNGKRSDSDRERPEKESSRSEKKSSKEKRSSDKSESKQSEEKGRSASESNDKDKITESES, from the exons ATGGCAGTTGGCTCGACCAAGGTCGTCCAAGTGACGAATATTGCACCCCAAGCTACCAAGGATCAAATGCAGACACTCTTCGGTTACCTGGGTAAAATCGAAGACATCAGATTATATCCGACGATCAGAGACGTCGCCGTACCTGTGCAATCCCGCATATGTTACATCAAGTTCCATGATCAGGGTTGCGTGGCTGTGGCGCAACACATGACCAATACAGTTTTCATCGATCGTGCATTGATAGTAATTCCCTACCAAAATGGAGATATCCCAGACGAGCAACGTGCCCTTGAACTCACCAACAATGGCACGGTTGTGCCag GTCTCTATCCATCCGAACCGAAGCTACCGCCAAATGTTGTGAACGCCATCGAGGGTATCCCACCAAATCACGTGATCACCACGATGGATCCCAAACTGGAGGCTAATGGTCTACCGCCCTATCCTCATTTGCCAGGTCACTTGGATAGCAGGCGTATCGAAGAGATCCGGCGGACGCTTGTGGTAGCAAATCTGGATTCTTTGGTGAGCCCTGAGCAGCTGCTGGACTTCTTCAGCAACAACAACGTCGAGATCAAGTACCTGCGTATGTGCAGCAGGGACTCGGACAGCGAGCATTACGCATTGGTGGAACTGTCGGAGCAGGCGGCAGTAGTCTCGGCGCTGCTGCTCAACGGAAAACAGCTGATGGAGCGGCCGATCAAGATTTACCATTCGACACAGGCGATAGCTAAACCGGAAGCGAAGAGTAACGAAGCCGCGCAGAAGGAGATCGAAGAGGCGATGTCGCGAGTGAAGGAAGCCCACAATCTCATCTCCGCCGCGATCGATCCAATGATCGGCATGCTGTCCAAAGACAAGCGCAGCAGAAGTGGCTCACGAAGTCGCAAATCGCGCTCGCGGTCCCGCGGTCGCAGTCGTCGCTCAAGATCACGCAAACGTTCGCGCTCGCGTCACCGACGCTCGCGCTCCCGTCACAGGCGCCGGTCTCGTTCACGCTCTAAACGTTCTCGATCCAAGGATCGCCGGCGCAACTCGGCGTCGCGACGACGCAGCAGTTCACGCAGCCGCCATCGATCGCGCAGCAGATCACGGCGCTCAAG atCACGCCGATCGCCCTCGAGGTCAAAGGAGCGTAAGAAGAGATCACCACGACGTCGTAGTCGCTCGCGCTCGCACAGTAAGCGCTCCAAATCCAGATCCAGACGTTCACGTTCCAAATCCAAGTCTAGATCATCCAAATCCAAGTATTCGGACAAGTCCAAGGATAAGGAGCGCGAGAGGCGTAGCAAAGACAAGTCGGACAATGGTAAGAGGAGTGATAGCGATCGGGAGAGGCCTGAGAAGGAGAGCAGCAGAAGCGAAAAGAAGTCTAGCAAGGAGAAGAGGTCCAGTGACAAGTCTGAGTCGAAACAATCGGAGGAGAAGGGCAGATCCGCGTCGGAAAGCAACGACAAGGACAAGATAACAGAATCGGAGAGCTAG